The Candidatus Binatus sp. genome has a segment encoding these proteins:
- the pdxA gene encoding 4-hydroxythreonine-4-phosphate dehydrogenase PdxA: protein MAASKKSTPTIAISMGDPAGIGPEVILKAIVAIGRRRSAPSIIVIGDLRAMQAAAARLKNVATPREWHRGESIPAPTKHVAVCATSKLSERAMRPGHPTVEGGGAAYDYIVRGARMALDGEVDALVTAPISKEWMNRAGHRFPGHSELLAQLSRTKLWRMTFAGGDLTLALVTTHMGLAKVASALTQRKILDTVNLLAAHLRTKFAIANPRIAVLGFNPHAGENGLFGDEEIRVIAPAIRRARREGIDAFGPLAPDTAFIRPDGKFGFDAAVAMYHDQGLIALKTLEFDRAVNVTLGLPFVRTSPDHGTAFDIAGKGVANPSSMIAAIDYASRAAAGREGANKRVAA from the coding sequence ATGGCAGCCAGCAAAAAATCAACGCCGACGATCGCGATCAGCATGGGCGATCCGGCGGGGATCGGTCCGGAGGTGATTCTCAAGGCGATCGTGGCGATCGGACGCCGGCGGAGTGCGCCGTCGATAATCGTGATCGGCGATTTGCGCGCGATGCAGGCGGCGGCCGCGCGGCTGAAGAATGTGGCGACGCCGCGCGAGTGGCATCGCGGCGAGAGCATCCCTGCGCCGACGAAGCATGTCGCCGTGTGCGCGACATCGAAGTTGTCGGAGCGCGCGATGAGGCCGGGTCATCCGACGGTCGAAGGCGGCGGTGCGGCGTACGACTATATCGTGCGCGGCGCGCGGATGGCGCTCGATGGCGAGGTCGATGCGCTGGTGACGGCGCCGATCAGCAAGGAATGGATGAATCGCGCGGGGCATCGATTTCCAGGGCATAGCGAATTGCTGGCGCAACTTTCGCGAACCAAATTGTGGCGCATGACGTTTGCCGGCGGCGATTTGACATTGGCGCTGGTGACGACGCATATGGGACTCGCGAAAGTGGCGAGCGCGCTCACGCAGCGCAAAATTTTAGATACGGTGAACTTGCTGGCGGCGCATCTGCGGACAAAATTCGCGATCGCGAATCCGCGCATCGCGGTGCTCGGCTTCAATCCGCATGCGGGCGAAAACGGACTTTTTGGCGACGAGGAAATCCGCGTGATCGCGCCGGCGATTCGCCGCGCGCGGCGCGAGGGGATCGACGCGTTCGGTCCGCTCGCGCCCGACACAGCTTTTATCCGGCCCGACGGCAAGTTCGGCTTCGACGCGGCAGTGGCGATGTATCACGACCAGGGATTGATCGCGCTGAAGACGCTCGAGTTCGATCGCGCGGTGAACGTGACGCTCGGCCTGCCGTTTGTGCGGACTTCACCCGACCACGGCACCGCGTTCGATATCGCGGGCAAGGGCGTCGCGAATCCATCGAGCATGATCGCGGCGATCGACTATGCGTCGCGGGCCGCGGCCGGGCGCGAGGGCGCGAACAAGCGGGTGGCGGCGTAA